In a single window of the Jaculus jaculus isolate mJacJac1 chromosome 9, mJacJac1.mat.Y.cur, whole genome shotgun sequence genome:
- the LOC123463427 gene encoding LOW QUALITY PROTEIN: TBCC domain-containing protein 1-like (The sequence of the model RefSeq protein was modified relative to this genomic sequence to represent the inferred CDS: inserted 1 base in 1 codon) translates to MDQSGVLLWVKAEPFIVGALQAPPPSKFSLHYLRKISTYVRTRATEGAYPRLYWSTWRHIACGKLQLAKDLAWLYFEIFDNLSVRTPEARLEWSEILSNCTSDDEVEKQRNKLSVDTLQFLLFLYIQQLNKVSLRTSLIGEEWPSPRNRSQSPDLTERSSCHNKNWNDYSHQAFVYDHLSDLLELLLSPEELTALFHSTRSSLISQEAVVALSFLIEGTVSRARKVYPLHELALWQPLHTESGFSKISKSFSFYKLEAWLRACLTANPFGPSACLKSGKKLAWAHXRSVTIEKCRNSTFILGPVETALHLRDCDSVKVIAVCHRLSMSSTTGCIFHILTPSRPLILSGNQRVTLAPFHTHYPMLEEHMARTGLATVPNYWDNPVVVCRESSDTVFRLLPPCEFYVFITPFEMEGDTAEIPGGLPPAYQKALAQREQKIQIWQKTVKDAHLTKEQRKQFQVLVETKFYEWLINTGHRQQLDSLVPPAAGSEQAAG, encoded by the exons ATGGATCAGTCCGGAGTTCTCCTCTGGGTAAAAGCAGAACCTTTTATTGTGGGTGCCTTGCAAGCCCCACCTCCATCCAAATTCAGTCTCCACTATCTCAGGAAGATATCCACCTATGTACGAACCCGGGCTACAGAGGGAGCTTACCCACGCCTGTACTGGTCCACATGGAGGCACATTGCATGTGGGAAGCTGCAGTTGGCTAAGGATCTAGCATGGCTTTACTTTGAAATATTTGATAATCTTTCGGTGAGGACCCCTGAAGCACGTCTGGAAtggtctgagattttgtccaaCTGCACATCTGACGACGAAgttgaaaagcaaagaaataagcTTTCAGTAGACACCCTACAGTTTCTGCTCTTCTTATATATACAACAGTTAAACAAGGTCTCCTTGAGGACATCTTTGATTGGAGAAGAGTGGCCTAGTCCCAGAAACAGATCTCAGTCTCCTGACCTGACTGAAAGATCCAGTTGTCACAATAAGAACTGGAATGATTACAGTCACCAGGCTTTTGTCTATGATCATCTATCAGATCTTCTTGAGCTGCTTTTAAGTCCAGAAGAACTCACTGCATTGTTTCACTCAACCCGAAGCAGTCTGATCTCTCAAGAAGCTGTTGTGGCACTCAGCTTTCTTATCGAAGGCACAGTGAGTAGAGCCAGGAAAGTCTACCCACTTCACGAGCTTGCACTGTGGCAACCCCTGCATACAGAAAGCGGCTTCTCCAAGATCTCCAAGTCCTTCTCTTTCTACAAACTGGAAGCCTGGTTGAGAGCCTGTTTGACTGCGAATCCATTTGGTCCATCTGCTTGCCTCAAGTCCGGAAAGAAATTGGCTTGGGCTC CAAGATCTGTGACAATTGAAAAGTGCAGGAATAGCACCTTTATCTTGGGTCCCGTAGAAACTGCTCTTCACCTCCGTGACTGTGACAGTGTAAAAGTCATCGCTGTTTGCCATCGCCTATCCATGTCTTCTACAACAGGCTGCATTTTCCACATTTTGACACCTTCACGCCCACTTATTCTTTCTGGGAATCAGAGAGTAACTTTGGCCCCTTTTCATACCCATTACCCAATGCTGGAGGAACATATGGCCAGGACCGGCCTTGCTACAGTGCCTAACTATTGGGATAACCCAGTGGTTGTGTGCAGAGAAAGCAGCGACACAGTCTTCCGGCTCTTACCACCTTGTGAATTCTACGTATTTATTACTCCCTTTGAAATGGAAGGGGACACAGCAGAGATACCTGGGGGTCTTCCACCTGCTTATCAGAAAGCACTAGCCCAACGAGAACAGAAGATACAGATCTGGCAGAAAACTGTGAAAGACGCTCATTtgacaaaggaacaaaggaagcAGTTTCAGGTACTTGTGGAGACCAAGTTTTATGAATGGTTGATTAATACAGGACATCGTCAACAGCTGGACAGCCTTGTACCCCCTGCAGCAGGCTCCGAACAAGCAGCAGGATAG